One genomic region from Spartinivicinus poritis encodes:
- a CDS encoding acetate/propionate family kinase, giving the protein MNTTPSNILVINCGSSSIKFAVINPTSEQALITGIAERLGETEAQLVWRASQQKHTTALETADHDLAMQAILTLLAEQQLADTLIAIGHRVVHGGEAFTHSTVINEEVKQAIADCQPLAPLHNPANLLGITITEKYFGQLPQVAVFDTAFHQTMPAKAYLYAIPYRFYKEKSVRRYGFHGTSYRYVAEAACQQLGIDYQHSHLLCAHLGNGCSAVAVSNGQAVDTTMGLTPLEGLVMGTRSGNLDPNLFSFLADEYGYSLEDISRILNKESGLLGLSELSNDMRALEEAASQGNQQAQLAVSVFCYQLAKTLGGLATALPRLDGLVFTGGIGENSSFVRQQVIKQLAILGFTLDEQANQQHGNKQGVITQPGSTCALVVKTDEELMIARDTASLVNQAPATSEH; this is encoded by the coding sequence GTGAATACTACACCTTCCAACATTCTGGTTATCAATTGTGGCAGTTCCTCCATTAAGTTTGCCGTCATTAATCCAACCTCTGAACAAGCGCTTATTACTGGCATTGCAGAGCGACTAGGCGAAACAGAAGCCCAACTGGTGTGGCGGGCAAGCCAGCAAAAACACACAACAGCGTTAGAAACTGCTGACCATGACCTGGCAATGCAAGCCATCTTAACGCTTTTAGCCGAGCAGCAATTAGCCGATACCTTAATTGCCATTGGCCATCGAGTAGTACATGGTGGTGAAGCTTTTACTCATTCAACTGTAATCAATGAAGAAGTTAAGCAGGCCATCGCTGATTGCCAGCCACTCGCCCCATTACACAACCCAGCGAACTTATTGGGCATTACCATTACCGAAAAGTATTTTGGCCAACTACCTCAGGTTGCTGTGTTTGATACAGCATTTCATCAAACCATGCCAGCCAAAGCCTATTTATATGCAATCCCCTATCGTTTTTATAAAGAAAAAAGTGTGCGCCGTTATGGCTTTCATGGCACCAGTTACCGTTATGTAGCTGAAGCAGCTTGCCAACAATTAGGCATTGATTATCAACATAGCCATTTACTCTGTGCCCATTTAGGTAACGGCTGTAGTGCAGTAGCCGTGAGTAACGGCCAGGCAGTTGACACTACAATGGGGTTAACGCCTTTGGAAGGCTTAGTGATGGGAACACGCAGTGGCAACCTGGACCCAAATTTATTTTCGTTTTTAGCTGATGAGTATGGCTATAGCCTGGAAGACATCAGTCGTATTCTTAATAAAGAAAGTGGCTTACTTGGTCTTTCTGAACTTAGTAATGACATGCGCGCCCTCGAAGAGGCAGCTAGCCAGGGTAATCAACAGGCTCAACTGGCTGTTTCAGTTTTTTGCTATCAATTAGCCAAAACGTTAGGTGGCTTAGCCACAGCCCTTCCCCGCCTTGATGGATTAGTCTTCACTGGTGGTATTGGTGAAAATTCATCTTTTGTTAGACAGCAAGTTATCAAGCAACTGGCTATTCTTGGGTTTACATTAGACGAACAAGCTAATCAGCAACATGGCAATAAACAAGGGGTTATTACTCAACCAGGATCAACTTGCGCATTAGTTGTGAAAACCGACGAAGAGTTAATGATTGCCCGGGATACTGCTAGCCTGGTAAACCAAGCCCCTGCAACTTCTGAACACTGA
- the pta gene encoding phosphate acetyltransferase, protein MHTFYIAPTSFGVGLTSVALGLVRALDSVGLRVSFCKPIAQQHASDQGPERSTQMIQQVMGFTPPTPISLERVEDLLGDNKRDMLMEEIVEQFDRSAIDADVVVVEGLVPTRAAPYVTGLNGDIAKTLDADVILVASGQEDSLSEVADKLEITADNFGGIQHRKVIGYIINKLSLEQIQQIEDSSSEVFDKLPEFRRKQFHPIGYIPWNEDMSSPRTKEIADLLQTQILYKGDIEQRRVTGKVLCARTAANICHLLKPGKLIICPGDRDDIILATCMAASNGVPLAGLLLTNGIEPHEQIMNLCKKNVQQHGLPILLTQLNSYNTATTLDRLNNEVPIDDRERIELVMNSIADRLNGEWLKERCGTEVEIRMSPPAFRYQLIKRANQAKKRIVLPEGNEPRTVRAASICHERGIAECILLGKTEDIHQVAQDQGFQLPESIIIMEPDIVRGRYISPMVELRKHKGLNAPMAEAQLEDNVVLGTMMLAQGEVDGLVSGAVHTTANTIRPAFQLIKTHPDAKLVSSIFFMLLPEQVLVYGDCAVNPDPNAEELADIAIQSADSAAAFGISPKVAMISYSTGSSGTGSDVEKVREATKIAQQKRPDLLIDGPLQYDAAAIESVAKKKAPNSPVAGKATVFVFPDLNTGNTTYKAVQRSADVISVGPMLQGLRKPVNDLSRGALVDDIVYTIALTAIQADQFSSRK, encoded by the coding sequence ATGCATACATTTTACATTGCCCCAACTAGCTTTGGCGTTGGCCTCACATCAGTTGCACTTGGTTTAGTTCGAGCATTAGACAGCGTTGGATTAAGGGTCAGTTTTTGTAAGCCCATTGCTCAGCAACATGCTTCCGATCAAGGACCTGAACGCTCAACGCAAATGATACAGCAAGTGATGGGTTTTACCCCACCAACACCTATTTCATTGGAGCGAGTTGAAGATTTATTAGGCGATAATAAGCGCGATATGCTGATGGAGGAAATTGTCGAGCAATTTGACCGCTCTGCTATTGATGCAGATGTCGTCGTCGTTGAAGGTTTAGTCCCAACCCGAGCGGCTCCCTATGTGACTGGCTTAAATGGTGATATCGCAAAAACACTGGATGCTGATGTTATTTTGGTTGCCTCTGGCCAAGAGGATAGCCTTTCCGAAGTAGCGGATAAATTAGAAATAACGGCTGATAATTTTGGTGGTATCCAGCACCGAAAAGTGATCGGCTATATCATCAACAAATTATCGCTTGAGCAGATTCAACAAATAGAAGACAGTAGCAGTGAAGTGTTTGATAAACTGCCAGAGTTTCGTCGTAAGCAATTCCACCCGATCGGCTATATTCCCTGGAATGAGGACATGTCCTCTCCTCGCACGAAAGAAATTGCCGACCTGCTACAAACCCAAATTCTTTATAAGGGCGATATCGAGCAGCGACGAGTGACGGGTAAAGTGCTCTGCGCCAGAACCGCTGCCAATATTTGCCATTTACTTAAACCAGGTAAGCTTATTATTTGCCCAGGAGACCGAGACGATATCATCCTGGCGACCTGTATGGCTGCCAGTAATGGCGTACCACTTGCCGGGTTATTGCTTACCAACGGTATTGAGCCCCATGAGCAAATAATGAACTTATGCAAAAAAAATGTTCAGCAACACGGGCTACCTATTTTACTGACTCAGCTCAATTCTTATAACACGGCAACTACCTTAGACCGGCTAAATAATGAAGTCCCTATTGATGATAGGGAGCGTATTGAGTTGGTAATGAACTCAATAGCCGATAGACTCAATGGCGAGTGGCTTAAAGAGCGCTGTGGAACCGAAGTAGAAATTCGTATGTCACCCCCGGCCTTCCGCTATCAGCTGATTAAACGAGCCAACCAGGCGAAAAAACGCATTGTGCTACCCGAGGGTAATGAGCCAAGAACCGTACGTGCCGCATCTATTTGTCACGAGCGCGGCATTGCAGAATGTATTTTACTGGGCAAAACAGAAGACATTCATCAAGTGGCGCAAGACCAAGGTTTTCAGCTACCTGAAAGCATCATCATTATGGAGCCTGATATCGTCCGGGGCCGTTATATTTCTCCCATGGTTGAGCTACGAAAACATAAAGGGCTCAATGCCCCAATGGCTGAAGCCCAATTGGAAGATAATGTCGTATTAGGCACCATGATGTTAGCGCAAGGGGAAGTCGATGGCCTGGTATCAGGTGCCGTACATACCACAGCCAATACTATTCGCCCAGCTTTTCAGCTAATTAAAACCCACCCTGATGCAAAGCTGGTGTCTTCTATCTTCTTTATGTTGCTACCAGAACAAGTTTTGGTATACGGCGACTGTGCGGTAAACCCAGACCCTAATGCTGAAGAGCTGGCTGACATTGCTATCCAAAGTGCCGACTCCGCAGCCGCTTTTGGCATTTCACCTAAAGTCGCTATGATTAGCTATAGCACCGGTAGCTCAGGCACAGGAAGTGATGTGGAAAAAGTGCGCGAAGCCACCAAAATAGCCCAACAAAAACGGCCTGATTTATTAATAGACGGCCCACTACAATACGATGCTGCCGCTATTGAAAGTGTCGCCAAGAAAAAAGCCCCCAACAGCCCAGTCGCAGGCAAAGCAACAGTATTTGTTTTCCCCGACCTCAATACCGGTAATACGACATATAAAGCCGTTCAGCGCAGTGCCGACGTGATTAGTGTAGGCCCCATGCTGCAAGGCTTACGTAAACCCGTCAATGACTTATCACGAGGTGCATTAGTCGACGACATCGTCTACACCATCGCTCTCACCGCCATCCAAGCAGATCAGTTTAGTAGTCGGAAATAA
- a CDS encoding acyltransferase, whose product MLKKLPPPIKGCIASLMLALNTIILSCPLLIIALLKLLIPINAWQQICAKILIKIAELWMSINSLWMKLTQQLTLDVKGLSSLKKDGWYLVTSNHQSWADITLLQHILNRRIPMLKFFIKQELIWVPVIGLCWWALDFPFMKRYSKAYLEKYPEKKGQDLATTRKACEKFKETPVAVFNFIEGTRFTDEKHRDQHSPFNHLLKPKAGGIGFVLGAMGDQLKSLLDITIYYPEKQLSYWDFLCGKINDVTIRIEQIEIPKEFLNKDYINDSQFREQFQLWVTELWEKKDQLLGELKREKASLSHS is encoded by the coding sequence ATGCTTAAAAAACTGCCTCCACCGATAAAAGGCTGCATTGCCAGCTTAATGCTAGCCTTAAATACCATCATACTCAGCTGCCCATTACTAATCATTGCTTTATTAAAGCTCTTAATCCCTATCAACGCCTGGCAACAAATCTGCGCAAAAATACTGATCAAAATCGCTGAACTGTGGATGTCCATAAACAGCTTATGGATGAAACTGACCCAACAACTAACACTGGATGTAAAAGGCTTAAGTAGCTTAAAAAAAGACGGCTGGTATCTAGTGACCAGTAATCATCAGTCCTGGGCAGATATCACCTTATTACAACATATCCTTAATCGTCGTATCCCTATGCTTAAGTTTTTTATCAAACAAGAACTCATCTGGGTACCTGTAATTGGCCTATGCTGGTGGGCATTAGATTTTCCCTTTATGAAACGATACAGCAAAGCCTACTTAGAGAAATACCCCGAAAAAAAAGGCCAAGACTTAGCCACCACTCGCAAAGCCTGCGAAAAATTCAAAGAAACCCCAGTCGCTGTATTTAACTTTATAGAAGGCACCCGCTTTACCGACGAAAAACACCGTGACCAGCACTCCCCTTTTAATCACTTATTAAAACCCAAAGCCGGCGGCATCGGCTTCGTCCTCGGCGCCATGGGCGATCAACTAAAAAGCTTATTAGATATCACCATCTACTACCCAGAAAAACAACTCAGTTACTGGGATTTTCTCTGCGGAAAAATCAATGACGTTACTATTCGAATAGAGCAAATCGAAATTCCCAAAGAATTTCTCAATAAAGATTATATTAATGACAGTCAATTTCGCGAGCAGTTTCAGTTATGGGTAACAGAATTGTGGGAGAAAAAAGATCAGCTGTTGGGGGAGTTGAAAAGGGAAAAAGCCTCTTTATCACATAGCTAA